In Oncorhynchus clarkii lewisi isolate Uvic-CL-2024 chromosome 16, UVic_Ocla_1.0, whole genome shotgun sequence, one genomic interval encodes:
- the LOC139367664 gene encoding myoD family inhibitor domain-containing protein 2-like, with protein sequence MTTQPRTSNNEPDHVKARRDQSPFLEGDVSRPTNSGVMSSNKVVVSGVRRLSTISEHDPDKVDTDLSSQDPMGGREWGGSSFSLCSNKHINNSSDHFSSFESHQPDAGDDCAAILLACLYCRFYDIVVMVPDTCERAVSRCFPSFKYLNASREQERASGWCNCSVELDCSCCNSCQEGAELLELAMEISEVCYR encoded by the exons ATGACCACACAACCAAGGACCTCTAACAATGAACCAGATCATGTCAAGGCGAGGAGGGACCAGAGTCCTTTTCTGGAGG GAGACGTGTCTCGGCCCACAAATTCTGGGGTGATGAGCAGCAACAAGGTTGTGGTGAGTGGAGTGCGGAGGCTGAGCACCATCTCTGAGCACGACCCAGACAAGGTAGATACTGACCTCAGCTCTCAGGATCCCATGGGAGGCCGGGAGTGGGGCGGATCCAGTTTCTCACTGTGTTCCAACAagcacatcaacaacagtagCGATCACTTCTCCTCCTTCGAATCCCATCAGCCTGACGCCGGGG ATGATTGTGCTGCCATTCTGCTGGCCTGCCTCTACTGCCGGTTCTATGACATCGTAGTCATGGTGCCAGACACATGTGAGAGAGCTGTAAGCCGCTGTTTCCCCTCGTTCAAATACCTCAACGCGTCCAGGGAGCAGGAGCGGGCCAGTGGCTGGTGCAACTGCAGTGTAGAACTGGACTGCAGCTGCTGCAACTCCTGTCAAGAGGGAGCCGAGTTACTGGAACTCGCCATGGAGATCTCTGAAGTCTGCTACAGATGA
- the LOC139368602 gene encoding forkhead box protein P1-B-like isoform X4, with amino-acid sequence MMTPPVETLQQTLQQVLNPQQIQALLQQQKALMLHQQHIQDLCQKQQDQFNAQLLQQKHAEKSEQEQLTAQHMVIQQQFLQVQQQHLLSLQRQGLLSVLPSMSPSTAQGLVKGCEYSTSLPSGGEYPATFQKNLLHSQQSTTNGNHKSQPLKKKDSGPVDDHSQNTHPLYGHGMCKWSGCEAVFGDFQAFLKHLNGEHTLDDKSTAQCRVQMQVVQQLELQLKKDRERLQAMMSHLKSSEQMSKPATPTVDLMPNVAFSQVTFPKVLPPMSLSQSATAPSTPLTPPPTSSIITPNTLLTVSPGRRRYSDKYSKNMNQDIVQNKEFYISTEVRPPFTYAALIRQAIFESPYKQLTLNEIYNWFTQTFAYFRRNAATWKNAVRHNLSLHKCFVRVENVKGAVWTVDEMEFQRRRPQKPAGEGSFRRENTGHGHSSAFLTPKEEMNATLWYGNGSYSDSSEEQYPMHPLVKEELMDEEAYENVPHDCSETESSDEHSSDVDQDEDGGSPERPNLQLAHVPSQ; translated from the exons ATGATGACACCTCCGGTGGAGACTCTTCAGCAGACACTGCAGCAGGTCCTCAACCCACAGCAGATCCAGGCCCTGCTCCAGCAGCAGAAAGCACTCATGTTACACCAG CAACACATACAGGATCTCTGCCAGAAACAGCAGGACCAGTTCAACGCCCAGCTCCTACAGCAGAAGCATGCTGAGAAGTCAGAGCAAGAG cAGCTAACAGCCCAGCACATGGTCATCCAGCAGCAGTTCTTGCAAGTCCAACAGCAGCACCTCCTCAGCCTCCAGAGACagggtctcctgtctgtcctgcccTCCATGAGCCCCTCTACAGCTCAGG GTTTAGTGAAAGGGTGTGAGTATAGTAcaagcctgccctctggtggtgagTATCCAGCCACTTTTCAGAAGAACCTGCTCCACAGCCAGCAGTCCACCACTAATGGGAATCATAAATCACAGCCCCTAAAGAAGAAAGACAG TGGTCCTGTGGATGATCACTCACAAAACACTCACCCTCTCTATGGACACGGCATGTGCAAATGGTCTGGCTGTGAGGCGGTCTTTGGAGACTTTCAGGCTTTTCTCAA ACATTTGAACGGTGAACATACACTGGATGACAAGAGTACAGCACAGTGTCGAGTGCAGATGCAGGTTGTTCAGCAGCTAGAACTGCAG TTGAAAAAAGACAGAGAGCGTCTGCAAGCCATGATGTCTCACCTCAAATCCTCTGAGCAAATGTCAAAACCAGCAACACCAACA GTGGATCTTATGCCCAACGTTGCCTTCTCCCAGGTGACATTTCCCAAGGTGCTTCCTCCCATGAGCTTGTCTCAAAGTGCCACTGCTCCTTCCACACCCCTGACACCTCCCCCAACCTCCTCTATCATCACTCCCAACACCCTGCTCACTGTGAGCCCTGGGAGGAGACGGTACTCAGACAAGTACAGCAAGAACATGAACCAAG ATATTGTTCAGAATAAAGAGTTCTACATCAGTACGGAAGTTAGACCACCATTTACATATGCAGCCCTAATAAGACAG GCAATATTTGAATCACCCTATAAGCAGCTGACACTAAATGAAATCTACAATTGGTTCACACAAACATTTGCATATTTCAGACGCAATGCAGCAACATGGAAG AATGCAGTGAGACACAACCTCAGCCTCCACAAGTGTTTTGTGCGAGTGGAGAATGTAAAAGGAGCTGTGTGGACAGTTGATGAGATGGAGTTCCAGAGGAGAAGGCCCCAGAAGCCTGCTGGTGAAGG ATCTTTCAGAAGAGAGAACACTGGCCATGGTCACAGCTCAGCTTTCCTTACTCCTAAG GAAGAGATGAATGCAACTCTCTGGTATGGGAATGGATCCTACAGTGACAGCAGTGAAGAGCAGTACCCTATGCACCCCCT CGTAAAAGAAGAGCTAATGGACGAGGAGGCATATGAGAATGTGCCCCATGACTGTTCTGAGACTGAGAGCTCTGATGAGCACAGCTCAGATGTGGACCAAGACGAAGATGGCGGTAGCCCAGAAAGACCCAACCTGCAGCTGGCTCATGTGCCTTCGCAATGA
- the LOC139368602 gene encoding forkhead box protein P1-B-like isoform X5: MMTPPVETLQQTLQQVLNPQQIQALLQQQKALMLHQQHIQDLCQKQQDQFNAQLLQQKHAEKSEQELTAQHMVIQQQFLQVQQQHLLSLQRQGLLSVLPSMSPSTAQVKGCEYSTSLPSGGEYPATFQKNLLHSQQSTTNGNHKSQPLKKKDSGPVDDHSQNTHPLYGHGMCKWSGCEAVFGDFQAFLKHLNGEHTLDDKSTAQCRVQMQVVQQLELQLKKDRERLQAMMSHLKSSEQMSKPATPTVDLMPNVAFSQVTFPKVLPPMSLSQSATAPSTPLTPPPTSSIITPNTLLTVSPGRRRYSDKYSKNMNQDIVQNKEFYISTEVRPPFTYAALIRQAIFESPYKQLTLNEIYNWFTQTFAYFRRNAATWKNAVRHNLSLHKCFVRVENVKGAVWTVDEMEFQRRRPQKPAGEGSFRRENTGHGHSSAFLTPKQEEMNATLWYGNGSYSDSSEEQYPMHPLVKEELMDEEAYENVPHDCSETESSDEHSSDVDQDEDGGSPERPNLQLAHVPSQ; the protein is encoded by the exons ATGATGACACCTCCGGTGGAGACTCTTCAGCAGACACTGCAGCAGGTCCTCAACCCACAGCAGATCCAGGCCCTGCTCCAGCAGCAGAAAGCACTCATGTTACACCAG CAACACATACAGGATCTCTGCCAGAAACAGCAGGACCAGTTCAACGCCCAGCTCCTACAGCAGAAGCATGCTGAGAAGTCAGAGCAAGAG CTAACAGCCCAGCACATGGTCATCCAGCAGCAGTTCTTGCAAGTCCAACAGCAGCACCTCCTCAGCCTCCAGAGACagggtctcctgtctgtcctgcccTCCATGAGCCCCTCTACAGCTCAGG TGAAAGGGTGTGAGTATAGTAcaagcctgccctctggtggtgagTATCCAGCCACTTTTCAGAAGAACCTGCTCCACAGCCAGCAGTCCACCACTAATGGGAATCATAAATCACAGCCCCTAAAGAAGAAAGACAG TGGTCCTGTGGATGATCACTCACAAAACACTCACCCTCTCTATGGACACGGCATGTGCAAATGGTCTGGCTGTGAGGCGGTCTTTGGAGACTTTCAGGCTTTTCTCAA ACATTTGAACGGTGAACATACACTGGATGACAAGAGTACAGCACAGTGTCGAGTGCAGATGCAGGTTGTTCAGCAGCTAGAACTGCAG TTGAAAAAAGACAGAGAGCGTCTGCAAGCCATGATGTCTCACCTCAAATCCTCTGAGCAAATGTCAAAACCAGCAACACCAACA GTGGATCTTATGCCCAACGTTGCCTTCTCCCAGGTGACATTTCCCAAGGTGCTTCCTCCCATGAGCTTGTCTCAAAGTGCCACTGCTCCTTCCACACCCCTGACACCTCCCCCAACCTCCTCTATCATCACTCCCAACACCCTGCTCACTGTGAGCCCTGGGAGGAGACGGTACTCAGACAAGTACAGCAAGAACATGAACCAAG ATATTGTTCAGAATAAAGAGTTCTACATCAGTACGGAAGTTAGACCACCATTTACATATGCAGCCCTAATAAGACAG GCAATATTTGAATCACCCTATAAGCAGCTGACACTAAATGAAATCTACAATTGGTTCACACAAACATTTGCATATTTCAGACGCAATGCAGCAACATGGAAG AATGCAGTGAGACACAACCTCAGCCTCCACAAGTGTTTTGTGCGAGTGGAGAATGTAAAAGGAGCTGTGTGGACAGTTGATGAGATGGAGTTCCAGAGGAGAAGGCCCCAGAAGCCTGCTGGTGAAGG ATCTTTCAGAAGAGAGAACACTGGCCATGGTCACAGCTCAGCTTTCCTTACTCCTAAG CAGGAAGAGATGAATGCAACTCTCTGGTATGGGAATGGATCCTACAGTGACAGCAGTGAAGAGCAGTACCCTATGCACCCCCT CGTAAAAGAAGAGCTAATGGACGAGGAGGCATATGAGAATGTGCCCCATGACTGTTCTGAGACTGAGAGCTCTGATGAGCACAGCTCAGATGTGGACCAAGACGAAGATGGCGGTAGCCCAGAAAGACCCAACCTGCAGCTGGCTCATGTGCCTTCGCAATGA
- the LOC139368602 gene encoding forkhead box protein P1-B-like isoform X2: MHESGSEQTTCTSPANQTENGDSAERDDWLSTQTPTPEGSGADSQQQNQVPVSVSMMTPPVETLQQTLQQVLNPQQIQALLQQQKALMLHQQHIQDLCQKQQDQFNAQLLQQKHAEKSEQEQLTAQHMVIQQQFLQVQQQHLLSLQRQGLLSVLPSMSPSTAQVKGCEYSTSLPSGGEYPATFQKNLLHSQQSTTNGNHKSQPLKKKDSGPVDDHSQNTHPLYGHGMCKWSGCEAVFGDFQAFLKHLNGEHTLDDKSTAQCRVQMQVVQQLELQLKKDRERLQAMMSHLKSSEQMSKPATPTVDLMPNVAFSQVTFPKVLPPMSLSQSATAPSTPLTPPPTSSIITPNTLLTVSPGRRRYSDKYSKNMNQDIVQNKEFYISTEVRPPFTYAALIRQAIFESPYKQLTLNEIYNWFTQTFAYFRRNAATWKNAVRHNLSLHKCFVRVENVKGAVWTVDEMEFQRRRPQKPAGEGSFRRENTGHGHSSAFLTPKQEEMNATLWYGNGSYSDSSEEQYPMHPLVKEELMDEEAYENVPHDCSETESSDEHSSDVDQDEDGGSPERPNLQLAHVPSQ, translated from the exons ATGCATGAGTCTGGGTCAGAGCAGACAACCTGCACCAGTCCAGCCAATCAGACAGAGAATGGGGACAGTGCTGAAAGGGACGATTGGCTGAGCACTCAGACTCCAACTCCAGAGGGTTCCGGGGCTGACAGCCAGCAGCAAAACCAG GTTCCAGTCTCGGTGTCTATGATGACACCTCCGGTGGAGACTCTTCAGCAGACACTGCAGCAGGTCCTCAACCCACAGCAGATCCAGGCCCTGCTCCAGCAGCAGAAAGCACTCATGTTACACCAG CAACACATACAGGATCTCTGCCAGAAACAGCAGGACCAGTTCAACGCCCAGCTCCTACAGCAGAAGCATGCTGAGAAGTCAGAGCAAGAG cAGCTAACAGCCCAGCACATGGTCATCCAGCAGCAGTTCTTGCAAGTCCAACAGCAGCACCTCCTCAGCCTCCAGAGACagggtctcctgtctgtcctgcccTCCATGAGCCCCTCTACAGCTCAGG TGAAAGGGTGTGAGTATAGTAcaagcctgccctctggtggtgagTATCCAGCCACTTTTCAGAAGAACCTGCTCCACAGCCAGCAGTCCACCACTAATGGGAATCATAAATCACAGCCCCTAAAGAAGAAAGACAG TGGTCCTGTGGATGATCACTCACAAAACACTCACCCTCTCTATGGACACGGCATGTGCAAATGGTCTGGCTGTGAGGCGGTCTTTGGAGACTTTCAGGCTTTTCTCAA ACATTTGAACGGTGAACATACACTGGATGACAAGAGTACAGCACAGTGTCGAGTGCAGATGCAGGTTGTTCAGCAGCTAGAACTGCAG TTGAAAAAAGACAGAGAGCGTCTGCAAGCCATGATGTCTCACCTCAAATCCTCTGAGCAAATGTCAAAACCAGCAACACCAACA GTGGATCTTATGCCCAACGTTGCCTTCTCCCAGGTGACATTTCCCAAGGTGCTTCCTCCCATGAGCTTGTCTCAAAGTGCCACTGCTCCTTCCACACCCCTGACACCTCCCCCAACCTCCTCTATCATCACTCCCAACACCCTGCTCACTGTGAGCCCTGGGAGGAGACGGTACTCAGACAAGTACAGCAAGAACATGAACCAAG ATATTGTTCAGAATAAAGAGTTCTACATCAGTACGGAAGTTAGACCACCATTTACATATGCAGCCCTAATAAGACAG GCAATATTTGAATCACCCTATAAGCAGCTGACACTAAATGAAATCTACAATTGGTTCACACAAACATTTGCATATTTCAGACGCAATGCAGCAACATGGAAG AATGCAGTGAGACACAACCTCAGCCTCCACAAGTGTTTTGTGCGAGTGGAGAATGTAAAAGGAGCTGTGTGGACAGTTGATGAGATGGAGTTCCAGAGGAGAAGGCCCCAGAAGCCTGCTGGTGAAGG ATCTTTCAGAAGAGAGAACACTGGCCATGGTCACAGCTCAGCTTTCCTTACTCCTAAG CAGGAAGAGATGAATGCAACTCTCTGGTATGGGAATGGATCCTACAGTGACAGCAGTGAAGAGCAGTACCCTATGCACCCCCT CGTAAAAGAAGAGCTAATGGACGAGGAGGCATATGAGAATGTGCCCCATGACTGTTCTGAGACTGAGAGCTCTGATGAGCACAGCTCAGATGTGGACCAAGACGAAGATGGCGGTAGCCCAGAAAGACCCAACCTGCAGCTGGCTCATGTGCCTTCGCAATGA
- the LOC139368602 gene encoding forkhead box protein P1-B-like isoform X3, translating into MHESGSEQTTCTSPANQTENGDSAERDDWLSTQTPTPEGSGADSQQQNQVPVSVSMMTPPVETLQQTLQQVLNPQQIQALLQQQKALMLHQQHIQDLCQKQQDQFNAQLLQQKHAEKSEQEQLTAQHMVIQQQFLQVQQQHLLSLQRQGLLSVLPSMSPSTAQVKGCEYSTSLPSGGEYPATFQKNLLHSQQSTTNGNHKSQPLKKKDSGPVDDHSQNTHPLYGHGMCKWSGCEAVFGDFQAFLKHLNGEHTLDDKSTAQCRVQMQVVQQLELQLKKDRERLQAMMSHLKSSEQMSKPATPTVDLMPNVAFSQVTFPKVLPPMSLSQSATAPSTPLTPPPTSSIITPNTLLTVSPGRRRYSDKYSKNMNQDIVQNKEFYISTEVRPPFTYAALIRQAIFESPYKQLTLNEIYNWFTQTFAYFRRNAATWKNAVRHNLSLHKCFVRVENVKGAVWTVDEMEFQRRRPQKPAGEGSFRRENTGHGHSSAFLTPKEEMNATLWYGNGSYSDSSEEQYPMHPLVKEELMDEEAYENVPHDCSETESSDEHSSDVDQDEDGGSPERPNLQLAHVPSQ; encoded by the exons ATGCATGAGTCTGGGTCAGAGCAGACAACCTGCACCAGTCCAGCCAATCAGACAGAGAATGGGGACAGTGCTGAAAGGGACGATTGGCTGAGCACTCAGACTCCAACTCCAGAGGGTTCCGGGGCTGACAGCCAGCAGCAAAACCAG GTTCCAGTCTCGGTGTCTATGATGACACCTCCGGTGGAGACTCTTCAGCAGACACTGCAGCAGGTCCTCAACCCACAGCAGATCCAGGCCCTGCTCCAGCAGCAGAAAGCACTCATGTTACACCAG CAACACATACAGGATCTCTGCCAGAAACAGCAGGACCAGTTCAACGCCCAGCTCCTACAGCAGAAGCATGCTGAGAAGTCAGAGCAAGAG cAGCTAACAGCCCAGCACATGGTCATCCAGCAGCAGTTCTTGCAAGTCCAACAGCAGCACCTCCTCAGCCTCCAGAGACagggtctcctgtctgtcctgcccTCCATGAGCCCCTCTACAGCTCAGG TGAAAGGGTGTGAGTATAGTAcaagcctgccctctggtggtgagTATCCAGCCACTTTTCAGAAGAACCTGCTCCACAGCCAGCAGTCCACCACTAATGGGAATCATAAATCACAGCCCCTAAAGAAGAAAGACAG TGGTCCTGTGGATGATCACTCACAAAACACTCACCCTCTCTATGGACACGGCATGTGCAAATGGTCTGGCTGTGAGGCGGTCTTTGGAGACTTTCAGGCTTTTCTCAA ACATTTGAACGGTGAACATACACTGGATGACAAGAGTACAGCACAGTGTCGAGTGCAGATGCAGGTTGTTCAGCAGCTAGAACTGCAG TTGAAAAAAGACAGAGAGCGTCTGCAAGCCATGATGTCTCACCTCAAATCCTCTGAGCAAATGTCAAAACCAGCAACACCAACA GTGGATCTTATGCCCAACGTTGCCTTCTCCCAGGTGACATTTCCCAAGGTGCTTCCTCCCATGAGCTTGTCTCAAAGTGCCACTGCTCCTTCCACACCCCTGACACCTCCCCCAACCTCCTCTATCATCACTCCCAACACCCTGCTCACTGTGAGCCCTGGGAGGAGACGGTACTCAGACAAGTACAGCAAGAACATGAACCAAG ATATTGTTCAGAATAAAGAGTTCTACATCAGTACGGAAGTTAGACCACCATTTACATATGCAGCCCTAATAAGACAG GCAATATTTGAATCACCCTATAAGCAGCTGACACTAAATGAAATCTACAATTGGTTCACACAAACATTTGCATATTTCAGACGCAATGCAGCAACATGGAAG AATGCAGTGAGACACAACCTCAGCCTCCACAAGTGTTTTGTGCGAGTGGAGAATGTAAAAGGAGCTGTGTGGACAGTTGATGAGATGGAGTTCCAGAGGAGAAGGCCCCAGAAGCCTGCTGGTGAAGG ATCTTTCAGAAGAGAGAACACTGGCCATGGTCACAGCTCAGCTTTCCTTACTCCTAAG GAAGAGATGAATGCAACTCTCTGGTATGGGAATGGATCCTACAGTGACAGCAGTGAAGAGCAGTACCCTATGCACCCCCT CGTAAAAGAAGAGCTAATGGACGAGGAGGCATATGAGAATGTGCCCCATGACTGTTCTGAGACTGAGAGCTCTGATGAGCACAGCTCAGATGTGGACCAAGACGAAGATGGCGGTAGCCCAGAAAGACCCAACCTGCAGCTGGCTCATGTGCCTTCGCAATGA
- the LOC139368602 gene encoding forkhead box protein P1-B-like isoform X1, whose translation MHESGSEQTTCTSPANQTENGDSAERDDWLSTQTPTPEGSGADSQQQNQVPVSVSMMTPPVETLQQTLQQVLNPQQIQALLQQQKALMLHQQHIQDLCQKQQDQFNAQLLQQKHAEKSEQEQLTAQHMVIQQQFLQVQQQHLLSLQRQGLLSVLPSMSPSTAQGLVKGCEYSTSLPSGGEYPATFQKNLLHSQQSTTNGNHKSQPLKKKDSGPVDDHSQNTHPLYGHGMCKWSGCEAVFGDFQAFLKHLNGEHTLDDKSTAQCRVQMQVVQQLELQLKKDRERLQAMMSHLKSSEQMSKPATPTVDLMPNVAFSQVTFPKVLPPMSLSQSATAPSTPLTPPPTSSIITPNTLLTVSPGRRRYSDKYSKNMNQDIVQNKEFYISTEVRPPFTYAALIRQAIFESPYKQLTLNEIYNWFTQTFAYFRRNAATWKNAVRHNLSLHKCFVRVENVKGAVWTVDEMEFQRRRPQKPAGEGSFRRENTGHGHSSAFLTPKEEMNATLWYGNGSYSDSSEEQYPMHPLVKEELMDEEAYENVPHDCSETESSDEHSSDVDQDEDGGSPERPNLQLAHVPSQ comes from the exons ATGCATGAGTCTGGGTCAGAGCAGACAACCTGCACCAGTCCAGCCAATCAGACAGAGAATGGGGACAGTGCTGAAAGGGACGATTGGCTGAGCACTCAGACTCCAACTCCAGAGGGTTCCGGGGCTGACAGCCAGCAGCAAAACCAG GTTCCAGTCTCGGTGTCTATGATGACACCTCCGGTGGAGACTCTTCAGCAGACACTGCAGCAGGTCCTCAACCCACAGCAGATCCAGGCCCTGCTCCAGCAGCAGAAAGCACTCATGTTACACCAG CAACACATACAGGATCTCTGCCAGAAACAGCAGGACCAGTTCAACGCCCAGCTCCTACAGCAGAAGCATGCTGAGAAGTCAGAGCAAGAG cAGCTAACAGCCCAGCACATGGTCATCCAGCAGCAGTTCTTGCAAGTCCAACAGCAGCACCTCCTCAGCCTCCAGAGACagggtctcctgtctgtcctgcccTCCATGAGCCCCTCTACAGCTCAGG GTTTAGTGAAAGGGTGTGAGTATAGTAcaagcctgccctctggtggtgagTATCCAGCCACTTTTCAGAAGAACCTGCTCCACAGCCAGCAGTCCACCACTAATGGGAATCATAAATCACAGCCCCTAAAGAAGAAAGACAG TGGTCCTGTGGATGATCACTCACAAAACACTCACCCTCTCTATGGACACGGCATGTGCAAATGGTCTGGCTGTGAGGCGGTCTTTGGAGACTTTCAGGCTTTTCTCAA ACATTTGAACGGTGAACATACACTGGATGACAAGAGTACAGCACAGTGTCGAGTGCAGATGCAGGTTGTTCAGCAGCTAGAACTGCAG TTGAAAAAAGACAGAGAGCGTCTGCAAGCCATGATGTCTCACCTCAAATCCTCTGAGCAAATGTCAAAACCAGCAACACCAACA GTGGATCTTATGCCCAACGTTGCCTTCTCCCAGGTGACATTTCCCAAGGTGCTTCCTCCCATGAGCTTGTCTCAAAGTGCCACTGCTCCTTCCACACCCCTGACACCTCCCCCAACCTCCTCTATCATCACTCCCAACACCCTGCTCACTGTGAGCCCTGGGAGGAGACGGTACTCAGACAAGTACAGCAAGAACATGAACCAAG ATATTGTTCAGAATAAAGAGTTCTACATCAGTACGGAAGTTAGACCACCATTTACATATGCAGCCCTAATAAGACAG GCAATATTTGAATCACCCTATAAGCAGCTGACACTAAATGAAATCTACAATTGGTTCACACAAACATTTGCATATTTCAGACGCAATGCAGCAACATGGAAG AATGCAGTGAGACACAACCTCAGCCTCCACAAGTGTTTTGTGCGAGTGGAGAATGTAAAAGGAGCTGTGTGGACAGTTGATGAGATGGAGTTCCAGAGGAGAAGGCCCCAGAAGCCTGCTGGTGAAGG ATCTTTCAGAAGAGAGAACACTGGCCATGGTCACAGCTCAGCTTTCCTTACTCCTAAG GAAGAGATGAATGCAACTCTCTGGTATGGGAATGGATCCTACAGTGACAGCAGTGAAGAGCAGTACCCTATGCACCCCCT CGTAAAAGAAGAGCTAATGGACGAGGAGGCATATGAGAATGTGCCCCATGACTGTTCTGAGACTGAGAGCTCTGATGAGCACAGCTCAGATGTGGACCAAGACGAAGATGGCGGTAGCCCAGAAAGACCCAACCTGCAGCTGGCTCATGTGCCTTCGCAATGA